In the genome of Pieris napi chromosome 16, ilPieNapi1.2, whole genome shotgun sequence, one region contains:
- the LOC125057273 gene encoding eukaryotic peptide chain release factor GTP-binding subunit ERF3A isoform X2 → MSNNGAPDSWESQAEVVGEKGCGEGDNGDNVAASASPRVEEPPPVPPATAVAPVPEVPPDDSSPTADSWENEADNALLTEEINEADEEETEPQEDGELAKKVPKKKPPRVEDTRSKKEHVNVVFIGHVDAGKSTIGGQIMSLTGMVDKRTLEKYEREAREKSRESWYLSWALDTNQEERDKGKTVEVGRAYFETDRKHFTILDAPGHKSFVPNMIGGAAQADLAVLVISARKGEFETGFDRGGQTREHAMLAKTAGVKHLVALVNKMDDPTVNWEEKRYNECRDKIMPYLKKLGFNPAKDLSFLPVSGQTGQGLLERVSEEVCPWYRGPSFIQLIDELPSLNRKMDGPFIMPVVDKYKDMGTVLMGKVEAGTTRKGSLLFLMPNRVNVTVDQLWSDDIEVTSIGPGENVKVKLKGIEEEDVSPGFVLCDTIDPITTGRVFDAQVVILEHKSIICAGYSAVMHIHCAAEEVTVKALICLVDKKTGDKSKTRPRFVKQDQVAIMRIECAGIICLEPFKKFAQMGRFTLRDENKTIAIGKVLKVVE, encoded by the exons GGTGTGGTGAAGGTGATAATGGTGACAATGTCGCAGCCTCAGCATCTCCACGTGTTGAAGAGCCTCCTCCTGTGCCGCCAGCCACAGCAGTAGCTCCTGTCCCTGAGGTGCCACCAGATGACAGCTCGCCAACTGCCGACAGCTGGGAAAATGAAGCCGACAATGCACTGCTCACAGAAGAAATCAATGAAGCAGATGAAGAGGAAACTGAACCACAG GAGGATGGTGAATTGGCAAAGAAAGTTCCTAAGAAAAAACCTCCACGGGTGGAGGACACGCGAAGCAAAAAGGAACATGTAAATGTTGTATTTATTGGACATGTAG ATGCTGGTAAATCTACAATTGGTGGGCAAATCATGTCATTGACTGGAATGGTGGACAAGAGAACATTAGAGAAATATGAGCGTGAGGCCCGAGAGAAATCTAGAGAATCATGGTACTTGTCATGGGCACTTGATACTAACCAAGAAG AACGTGACAAGGGAAAAACGGTGGAAGTGGGACGGGCGTACTTTGAGACTGACAGAAAGCATTTCACTATCCTGGATGCGCCAGGACACAAAAGTTTCGTTCCGAACATGATTGGTGGCGCTGCTCAGGCCGACCTTGCTGTACTT GTAATTTCGGCGAGAAAAGGTGAATTCGAAACGGGATTCGACCGAGGGGGGCAGACGAGAGAGCATGCCATGTTGGCGAAAACGGCTGGCGTGAAGCATTTAGTAGCACttgttaataaaatggatGATCCCACTGTCAACTGGGAAGAAAAAAG aTACAATGAATGCCGAGACAAAATTATGCCATATCTGAAAAAACTAGGCTTTAATCCAGCTAAAGACTTATCCTTCCTGCCAGTTTCTGGGCAGACTGGGCAAGGATTATTGGAAAGA GTATCAGAAGAAGTATGTCCATGGTACCGTGGTCCGTCCTTCATTCAACTCATAGATGAGTTGCCTTCCCTCAACAGAAAGATGGATGGCCCATTTATAATGCCAGTGGTTGACAAATATAAGGATATGGGAACAGTGCTCATGGGCAAAGTTGAGGCTGGCACTACCCGCAAGGGaagcttattatttttaatgcctAACAgg gtTAACGTGACTGTAGATCAACTATGGTCTGATGATATTGAAGTGACATCAATCGGTCCTGGTGAAAATGTAAAAGTTAAGCTTAAAGGAATTGAAGAAGAAGATGTGTCACCTGGTTTTGTACTTTGTGATACTATTGATCCTATTACTACTGGAAGA GTATTTGATGCTCAAGTAGTAATTCTAGAACACAAGTCCATTATTTGTGCGGGATACTCAGCCGTTATGCACATACATTGTGCTGCCGAAGAAGTCACTGTAaag GCACTGATATGTCTAGTTGATAAGAAAACCGGTGATAAGTCAAAGACGCGGCCGCGCTTTGTAAAGCAGGACCAAGTGGCCATCATGAGGATAGAGTGTGCCGGGATCATATGCCTTGAGCCTTTCAAGAAATTTGCGCAGATGGGCAGATTCACATTAAGAGATgaaa ATAAAACAATTGCAATCGGCAAAGTTCTCAAAGTCGTTGAATAA
- the LOC125057273 gene encoding eukaryotic peptide chain release factor GTP-binding subunit ERF3A isoform X3, whose amino-acid sequence MMETKIHGCGEGDNGDNVAASASPRVEEPPPVPPATAVAPVPEVPPDDSSPTADSWENEADNALLTEEINEADEEETEPQEDGELAKKVPKKKPPRVEDTRSKKEHVNVVFIGHVDAGKSTIGGQIMSLTGMVDKRTLEKYEREAREKSRESWYLSWALDTNQEERDKGKTVEVGRAYFETDRKHFTILDAPGHKSFVPNMIGGAAQADLAVLVISARKGEFETGFDRGGQTREHAMLAKTAGVKHLVALVNKMDDPTVNWEEKRYNECRDKIMPYLKKLGFNPAKDLSFLPVSGQTGQGLLERVSEEVCPWYRGPSFIQLIDELPSLNRKMDGPFIMPVVDKYKDMGTVLMGKVEAGTTRKGSLLFLMPNRVNVTVDQLWSDDIEVTSIGPGENVKVKLKGIEEEDVSPGFVLCDTIDPITTGRVFDAQVVILEHKSIICAGYSAVMHIHCAAEEVTVKALICLVDKKTGDKSKTRPRFVKQDQVAIMRIECAGIICLEPFKKFAQMGRFTLRDENKTIAIGKVLKVVE is encoded by the exons GGTGTGGTGAAGGTGATAATGGTGACAATGTCGCAGCCTCAGCATCTCCACGTGTTGAAGAGCCTCCTCCTGTGCCGCCAGCCACAGCAGTAGCTCCTGTCCCTGAGGTGCCACCAGATGACAGCTCGCCAACTGCCGACAGCTGGGAAAATGAAGCCGACAATGCACTGCTCACAGAAGAAATCAATGAAGCAGATGAAGAGGAAACTGAACCACAG GAGGATGGTGAATTGGCAAAGAAAGTTCCTAAGAAAAAACCTCCACGGGTGGAGGACACGCGAAGCAAAAAGGAACATGTAAATGTTGTATTTATTGGACATGTAG ATGCTGGTAAATCTACAATTGGTGGGCAAATCATGTCATTGACTGGAATGGTGGACAAGAGAACATTAGAGAAATATGAGCGTGAGGCCCGAGAGAAATCTAGAGAATCATGGTACTTGTCATGGGCACTTGATACTAACCAAGAAG AACGTGACAAGGGAAAAACGGTGGAAGTGGGACGGGCGTACTTTGAGACTGACAGAAAGCATTTCACTATCCTGGATGCGCCAGGACACAAAAGTTTCGTTCCGAACATGATTGGTGGCGCTGCTCAGGCCGACCTTGCTGTACTT GTAATTTCGGCGAGAAAAGGTGAATTCGAAACGGGATTCGACCGAGGGGGGCAGACGAGAGAGCATGCCATGTTGGCGAAAACGGCTGGCGTGAAGCATTTAGTAGCACttgttaataaaatggatGATCCCACTGTCAACTGGGAAGAAAAAAG aTACAATGAATGCCGAGACAAAATTATGCCATATCTGAAAAAACTAGGCTTTAATCCAGCTAAAGACTTATCCTTCCTGCCAGTTTCTGGGCAGACTGGGCAAGGATTATTGGAAAGA GTATCAGAAGAAGTATGTCCATGGTACCGTGGTCCGTCCTTCATTCAACTCATAGATGAGTTGCCTTCCCTCAACAGAAAGATGGATGGCCCATTTATAATGCCAGTGGTTGACAAATATAAGGATATGGGAACAGTGCTCATGGGCAAAGTTGAGGCTGGCACTACCCGCAAGGGaagcttattatttttaatgcctAACAgg gtTAACGTGACTGTAGATCAACTATGGTCTGATGATATTGAAGTGACATCAATCGGTCCTGGTGAAAATGTAAAAGTTAAGCTTAAAGGAATTGAAGAAGAAGATGTGTCACCTGGTTTTGTACTTTGTGATACTATTGATCCTATTACTACTGGAAGA GTATTTGATGCTCAAGTAGTAATTCTAGAACACAAGTCCATTATTTGTGCGGGATACTCAGCCGTTATGCACATACATTGTGCTGCCGAAGAAGTCACTGTAaag GCACTGATATGTCTAGTTGATAAGAAAACCGGTGATAAGTCAAAGACGCGGCCGCGCTTTGTAAAGCAGGACCAAGTGGCCATCATGAGGATAGAGTGTGCCGGGATCATATGCCTTGAGCCTTTCAAGAAATTTGCGCAGATGGGCAGATTCACATTAAGAGATgaaa ATAAAACAATTGCAATCGGCAAAGTTCTCAAAGTCGTTGAATAA
- the LOC125057274 gene encoding DCN1-like protein 3 — MGHCLSCFYNQTNADVVASPNTKENDITENIASNEAPNSMTSEFPQEEPLLQNNENHLNSYKPKSFPGQNTNRVCLASENSADVNDIQKTYSNSEKSKAFYHNIIPSIPRTMSSLGSSEFKVSETKINQLFDQYKDSLEDTILAEGIENLCNDLQLDPDNFKILVLAWMLNASQMCRFTRAEFIQGLKSMKTDSVKGIQLKLSEISNNLKSDSEQFKDLYRFTFKFGLDVSTGQRILPSDIAILLWRLVFTNNEPPILEKWLSYLEKNPHIRGIPKDTWYMFLNFCEFIGDDLSSYDDTEAWPSLFDDFVEFENDQMNQNVSKTNLIIQD, encoded by the exons ATGGGCCATTGTCTTAGCTGTTTTTATAACCAGACAAATGCCGATGTTGTAGCATCGCCAAATACGAAGGAGAATG ATATAACAGAAAATATTGCAAGTAACGAAGCACCAAATTCAATGACATCTGAATTTCCTCAAGAAGAACCATTGCTACAGAATAATGAAAACCATCTAAATTCATATAAACCAAAATCATTCCCAGGACAAAATACAAACAGAGTATGTTTGGCTTCTGAAAATTCAGCAGATGTAAATGACATACAGAAAACATATAGTAATTCAGAAAAAAGTAAAGCATTTTACCATAACATAATTCCTTCCATTCCACGAACAATGTCATCATTGGGATCAAGTGAGTTTAAGGTGTCCGAGACTAAGATTAACCAGTTATTTGATCAGTATAAAGATTCTTTAGAAGATACTATTCTGGCTGAAGGGATTGAAAATTTATGCAATGACTTACAATTAGACCCtgacaattttaaaatcttagtTCTGGCTTGGATGTTGAATGCTAGTCAGATGTGTAGGTTTACAAGAGCTGAATTTATACAAGGTTTAAAGAGTATGAAAACTGACTCTGTTAAAGGTATACAACtaaaattgagtgaaataTCAAACAATTTGAAAAGTGACTCTGAACAGTTTAAGGATTTGTAtagatttacttttaaatttggtCTCGATGTTAGTACTGGTCAAAGAATTCTTCCTTCTGATATTGCTATTTTGTTATGGCGCTTAGTCTTTACAAACAATGAGCCCCCAATATTGGAGAAATGGTTAAGTTACTTAGAGAAGAATCCTCATATACGAGGTATTCCCAAGGACACTTGgtacatgtttttaaatttctgtGAGTTTATTGGAGATGATCTCAGCAGCTATGATGACACTGAAGCATGGCCAAGCTTATTTGACGATTTTGTTGAATTTGAAAATGATCAAATGAATCAGAATgtttcaaaaactaatttaattattcaggACTGA